Part of the Vigna angularis cultivar LongXiaoDou No.4 chromosome 1, ASM1680809v1, whole genome shotgun sequence genome, CATGATTCACGAAACACATGTAATGTGTCAATACATTTCTTCTTAAAGATATcctaaataattaagtttactAATAAAAGTATCAAATGaatattcttattatattttatattttttttatcaataataacaaatataattaatagaaataatttcATTCTCTAAACTCataaagaagagaataaaagaaatttataatcATTGTAACCTCTCTATTCTAACATATAGGAttctataaaaataaaggaaaataaaatttttaaagaggTCTCTTTTATACTACTATGGAGTACTTAAtcaatattattcttttatctaAAGGTACGAAGTTTCACATTGATTATAAATAAGGTTTTTCACAAAAGTGAGtataaatattatcttataGGTTAATTTTATGAGATTGAATTTTACTTAAAGTTCACTATTTAACATGATATCACGAGTAGAgcttattttaacaaattttgttatttgttgaaACTTTTATTTCACCTGTTATCAGACTGTTATTAGATCATTCATTAATGTTTAGTTCCATACGAAAGATAAATATACCTCAACGTGAAAAAGATGTATTAGAAGTTTATTATCAACTAGAAATAACACAAATTCacagtatataaataaatgtaaatttcaCCTTAAAAAAACCAATTTTGTCATGTTGTCTTAAAGTTTCTTTCTTAACCTTAAATGCATTATTCAACTTTTTTGTATTCAATTACAAATCCACGTATCCTAGCACATggaattttattgttttatataataatttgatatatatatatatatatattattaattttttatgtaattttatttattatgtacgAACAAAATTATTAAGTATACTATTACTATAGATTATATTGAAATTAAGTTGCAATAAAATAGTTTAACTATAATTGTATATTGTACGAATACTAAATAAACTCACTTGTATTATTTTaactctttttaattttgaaaagaaataaatattttcattaacaTATTagtgtatgtatatgtatggaTAATATTGAAtacagataaataaataaatgagtaTGTACAAATCTAATTCCATTTCTATCTTAATTTGATTAAACATCTATAATTCATTagataatttaaacaaaattattttcagtattttaagattttctaaaatttttttcttgatatttcacattgaagaaaataatttgtattctttaatccgtgataatattattatgttttgtttgctattatatttaatttataattaggGTAGTAAGAAAAAGGAtagaaatgtaaaatataagtatacacgtactcttttcttttaattaaatatgtctTTCACTCAAACTATTTATTAAGATTgtatttcttcaaaatatgtACCAATCTTATCCCTACACTttataaaacaatgtaaaatgtttttaagaGCAAACAATAACTAAGAAAGTTGAagtttctctcttctttctatCAATTTCTCTTTCCTCATTACAACGTTTTGTGCTTTCGCCAGCACTGAAATCTCCCTAACTATCATGGTGAGAAGAGAGAGTTGAAGTGAAAAGAGAGAAACGCTAAGCGTCTTCACTACTATTGGCTACTAAGACACTTTACATTCTTTTATTATGTGTATGGTTCAATCTCATATGGAAAATACTCTACATTCTTTTAtggaaaaagttttttttttttacaactttttttataagGCATACGTGATGATTTATGATGGGTctgtttcaattattttttaaaataaattcaaataaactaataaaatggTGACAGGTGTCatgttataaaaattgttagaaaaagttattaaaatatcataatctCCTTTTATATACTAATCTCATGTACTTTTACAAAATACAATTTGAGTggataaaacaaatatttaattttacttttttttctttaggaTTTAGGATCTAAGGGTTTAAGcacttatttttctattatctCTCATGTtaacttattttgttttccatattaaaagtaaaataagaaagcaatttgtgtaaaacttataacaaaattacaaacaaatccaaagacataatttatttaattaatatttttaaaattttcctatattttcctatttatttaaaaaaaagtgttatgaTGAAATTTATTATCGCCTGAACTTTTTTTGCAATTGTTTAcacaaattattttgaaataaactaataataaaaactgtataatttttagaaggaaaatttaattaatttgcataacaatgaaaataaaatttacaaagttttaattcttaaattgaatttatgttCTGTtagaaataaacatttaaaaaaaagaagttattaGTGATgattttatatctattatttgCTTGGCTATTAAAAAAGTGTTTTGCTTTTAAAGAATGTTTATATGAGAATAATGCCCTTTGAAATGCTTTTCCTtcgaaatattaaatttgaaaattagaaGTAAGAGAAACCACTTGCACCAGCAgataaatcaaactaaattgcAATGTCAATTCCACATGTGAGTGGGACACACACGAGGGGAAGATTAGGTAACTATTCCACATTCTTCAATTTCATGCCCATTCACATTCTTTCTCAAAAAATTAGCGATTGTTCACACAAGTAATAGAAGTCCAATGATtgataaagaaatattaaagtaaaaaaaataaagaatgctAATAAGATATTGGAAAAATGAATTACTACAAACTTCGACAAAAAATAAAGGGTAACtaaattcaacaagaaccttcACAATCTACAGCTTCCTCAATCCTCTGATCAGGATGTGGACACGATTGAAAACGTCAAGGCTCTGAGCTTTGTATATACAAACATGTGCCAACTAAACAATTCATTCTCTGAAATTGCACAACGCAGATTATATCAGTTGTATGCTACAGGGAATCATATTCACAAACTTCTTTGTCAATGCTCAAACTGGAATGACCGACACAAGTTTTGTAAATGTATCTAAAATGTTGTAATTTTATACTAAACTAAATGCTACCCACTTTTCTCAAAGTAAGATGTTACACTGCTTAGAAAGAAGTTTAGAGGAATTACCGAGCAAAAAAATTGTATTCATTTATCATGGTGAGATATACTAGTGCTCCATAAgcaattattttttcaaaaaaggtTTCTGGCAAACAAGTAGCCGCTGGTCACTTCCATTCTGAAGATCAATTACCCTTGCTTCCCAACGTACTTGTGTGGCAACCATGCGAGCCATCTCAATAGCTCTCATAGTATCAGAAAGAATGACCCAACCCTACAAAAACAATGaaacgtaaaaaaaaagtaaggcTTCATTGACCATTCCAATATACTGGGACTAAACTACTTGTCTTCAGATGGACAAATTCAATAACTGCTACCTTTGGTCTCATATGTAGACCCCTTTAACCCTCCacaagaattaagaaatttagtACATTTAATTAGTGGTATAAAATTAATCAAcaatttctataattatttttttcagaatTATCCTTAAAATTATTGGGATACCGTTTTTAAATCTCTTTCCACCCAATTAATTAAGGTATCTCCACTTAAGTACTGACATTTTGCTTTCTATATAGgaaaagataaagtgaatgaaaggGATACTTCTGAATAGTGAGTAAATTCGTCTATCCTCAAGAGAGAGGATCTGggttccataaaaaaaattagacatTTGAAAGCGGTCTTATGATAAGAACTATGGAGAACTTTCGAAGAGATTCTTATAAAAATCTTAGAGGGAATATTTCATATTACCACCATCACAACATACCTCTGGACGCAATATTCTATCCATCTCCAGGAACAAGTCTATCGTGCTGCACCTCTCTGAGGATAGATGTGAAAGAAGTCCATCTGCATGAAGCAAATCATATGTCCGGGGATAGGTGGGAAAAGGTTCACACCTGAAGATCAATGTATTAGTAGTCGTATACAAAAATGAATTACTCGGAAGTTCATAAGCGATAACTCTTTTACGAAGAGGTTGTCAATCAATTCCAAACAGAAGCATGACGTTCTTTAAAATTGGGTTTCAAAATAGAACTACGTCTACTTCCAAATCCAATAGATCAAGTGCATGTATCCACCTTACGTTCATCTTCAAATTCAATCtcaaaaagaaaagcaaaataaagAACATTGAACATTAGGTATTGAAATCTCAACATTGAATGTTAGATATAAATTATTGGTATTTTATGCATGCTGTCTacgttttttaaaaatgtatataaaattatttactttctAAAGATTTTATGAAACGTAGAGACTATTATTTGTTTGGtgacaattataaaaaaatgctCTTCTTTTCAAAAGAGTGCTATACTTACATGCTTATTCCCCCAAAAGCAATTCAACTAAGAAATCTGTTATTTTTCAGATctgattttaaataaacattttaaaaaaaaaatacgctAATACtatcttcaaaataaaagagATCTTTCATGGAAAAAATAACTGAAATAAATGGACTCTAAATTAAAAGTCTACGTTAGCTGATCTAATGGCATTCAATAATTTACAACATAAGAAGTTGCTAAAGAACTATTTTTGTACATACATCACTAAATCATTTTCAATGCTGATATTTTCACATTAAGCAGTAAAATCACCATGGTTCTTGAAGTAAAGTATCTAAAATTGCTGTTACTTTCTCAACTAGCATACACCATTCTTATGTCATTTGTTATAAGAATGAgccaataataaataataaggcAAGTGAAATAGCTTTATCAGGCTTAGTGAAATTATCAGTTTATAACCCTCAAACAGTCATTACCTTCACACCTGAAACAATTTTTCATGTGTATGGAAACCTTGTTTATATTATGGTTTCACAAACAACTTTTTTAGATCATGAACAGTAAAACAAGCAACTCACCAGTCATGCATGACACCGGCAAAACCTCTATCTAGTATAAGAGGAAGAAGTGCATTAGAAGCTGTGGAAGAAACCACGTTCATAACCCAGACTGACTTTTTCTCCTCGAGCAGGGCAGCATTCAACCCCCCAAAATTAGCACTCATGTCCATAACATTCCGGACCATATTATATGGAGGGAATGGATCTTCATCTCCAAGTCTCTTCGGATGGTCAGAGAAAATTAGCGGGGTAAGTAACGACCAATAATTGTTGACAGCTGATCTCCAATGTTGCAAATCTTCATAAAATTCTTCAGGTTGAACTCCTgcaataataaagaaaaatcatgaaaaggaaaagcattACAGAAAGGAACAAAATTTGGAGGGGAAGAAACAAGAAGAAAGACATGCAGAAGAAATCTGTTAATACTTTCCATGAATTTTAAGTTCAGCCGAGCTCAATCCAGATTCAGAAGATCTGTTCTGTATTGCAATCCAGCGCTTGCTAGACGTCCCACTTATACATGGCACAAGAGGCCTATAATATGACTGAGTATCCTCTCCTTCACATAGCTGTATAGTACTCTGCTTACTACAATTAAGAAACAAATGTTGCTGAAAACCTATAGTTATAAGTGAAAGTGTTCAATGAAGAGCCAGCAGCCCAACTAGTGATAGTTGATGGTAGCCATCTCAGATAGAGAAACAATTTAGTTgctcaaataattatttatcatttacaTCACTCATGTTACTACAGTTATCCTTACCGAGATGCATAACATCCAACATCAGTAGCCTTCTGCCACACAAAACTTTCATCTTGCTGAGCTACAAGAGTCCAGCAGAGTTGTTGGGTGAACACTTCTATTGTGTTTGACATTATTCTCTTTTTATCCTTTGATGAACCCTGTGGTCTCGTTGTAGGTGAGGTTAAAACAAAATATCCTCCGGGTTTAAGAACACGATCAACTTCTATAAGGAAGAATCCATCTGAGGGATGAAGTCAATGTTAGAAAGCAAGGGACAGCAGTTCATACAGAAGCTAAATGATATTCACTTATAGGATGGTCAATGGAATAATGGAAAGAGAATAAGGAAATGGTAATGatatgagagagagagagagagagagagagagagagaatgatAAAAAATGGTCACATTCTCATACAAACATTTCAGAGACCTATTTCAGCCATCAATTTCATTCGTGACAAACAAATTACTCAATTAAAATAGTAAGCAACTTTTATGACTGAATGAAGGCCCACCTTTTTCTAGCgatgaaattcaattaaatcatAAAGAATGGATGTAACAAGGATCTGACTTCTAAACGCTTGATACAAAGATATATCAAGAATCAATTGCCAAATACACTTAAGATGTTAGGTGAAGACCAAGAATGCTTTTTATATCTCCAACAAAAGGTTACTGCACTGTGGCATTTCAAGAGTTGATGATAATTAGTCACTAATTTGACATTTGACAGACAGCCTAATCATACCTATTTGGCCTCAAAATCTACAGCACCAAATATTGTGCACAATACTGACTGagtcttctttttctctcatttgttGTAAAATACAACTTTTTGAACAATTACGTGGAATTCAAATTCAGATTCACAAAAATATGAATCTGTTAATCAACATTTCAGTTAACAATACGGCAAAACACAAATAGAATTTGTAAGTATAATGTCAACAAGGAAATCCACTCTGCTAAGAATGAAATAGTGATGAATGCCcataaattgtataattacCTTTTTCATCCCACACAATGCCGCACTGAGCACAGTGAACCATGTCATATGATAATGATGGATATGGAAGCTGTCTGGAGATAAAGTTGCCAATCATAGCTGGAAGACCTCTCTCAAGAGACAATTGAACTTGGCTGCCAGTAGCTTCATACGCCGCAATACAAACCACCATTATTTTCAGTGACAATAAATGAGCTCCAAAGCTACCAAATCCACAATTAATATCTAGTATATTGCGAATCtgttataaagtaattaatGAAGATCAGTCATATACATATTATGGAACAAAAACAACATGGTCCTCAATGAGAATCATAAAGAGGACATAATCACCTAAATAACATTATCTTTCATTACTGTTACTACATGGAACTATTTTGCACAAACCCTGTCCGTGTAAAGCATACTAGTTCCCAAAAGAATAAAAGTCAGTGGACAATGGTGGACAGAAGACTTACACCGGCTTGAGGAAGCTCAATGTCACTTCCTAAGCCTATCATCTCTGCAAGTTGGCGAGCATAATCTTTCACACTGTTGAATATGAACCCATCCTGCGAGTGAAAGGCGATTTGATTCTCTTCTAATAGCATCAACCTAGTGAAATCACcacaatatttaagaaaatgaaaataagaaagatTAAAAAGCAATCAATCATAATGAATCAGAACAGACAGAAGCCATTCAAGCAGTCTTTTCGTCTTACCACCCCCTCCCCCGAAAAAGATCACGCAGTTATAAGGTTCTTAAATTGCTAAGAGGCTTCTGCTATCACATTTCGACCGCAGTTACTCATAATTTTctgctattttaaaaattgcaaTGCAACTATAACCCCAAGTTTAAAGAATGGTTAGGGGATCAACTTCACACCGTATTAATTAATTACAGTAAGTACCTTTTGGTCATACTTCCAGAGGAAAGAAACTGATCTTTGGTGATCTTCACATTTGCGCTCCATATGACATCCCTCCCACTCGGCCACCGCAACGGAGTCTTGTATTCCTTGGGAGGCCGAACCAAACACCTCTCCGACACCTTATACACCTCGCAATGCCGATCAAACTCCTCTCCGTCTTTAAAcccagaaatcaaattcgcagAGACATTGTGACACGGCACGAAATTCTCCCTTTCCTTTCCGCAAAGCTCCACCTCCTTCTGCCTCGAGCCACCACTCGACACACTCCTTAATTCCAAGTAATCCGCCGCGGCCTGCTCCTTTATCCTTCTGTAATTCGTGTAGATTAGCGATTCCGCAGTGCGAGACGCTGAATCATCGGTGTtcgaagaagaagatgaactcAACACTGCAATCAGTGCAAGGATACTTATCAGACACAGGATTAACCAGCTCAGTGGCGGCTTATGGCCAATTACGAAAGACTGTTTCTTCAACCAAGAGCTTCTCATGTCCAAAGTCGTGAGTCACACGCAGATTCAAAACGACACTAAATTGTAAACTCCTTTAACCCTAGTCCTTCAACCATGACACCGCAAATCCTCACTTCTCTGCGACCACTGAAACGACAACTCACGCAATTGAACCACAAACGCAGATTAGAACGCGAAATCACGAAAGTTTAGGGAGACGGTCGTGCAAT contains:
- the LOC108322177 gene encoding probable methyltransferase PMT5 isoform X1, with the protein product MRSSWLKKQSFVIGHKPPLSWLILCLISILALIAVLSSSSSSNTDDSASRTAESLIYTNYRRIKEQAAADYLELRSVSSGGSRQKEVELCGKERENFVPCHNVSANLISGFKDGEEFDRHCEVYKVSERCLVRPPKEYKTPLRWPSGRDVIWSANVKITKDQFLSSGSMTKRLMLLEENQIAFHSQDGFIFNSVKDYARQLAEMIGLGSDIELPQAGIRNILDINCGFGSFGAHLLSLKIMVVCIAAYEATGSQVQLSLERGLPAMIGNFISRQLPYPSLSYDMVHCAQCGIVWDEKDGFFLIEVDRVLKPGGYFVLTSPTTRPQGSSKDKKRIMSNTIEVFTQQLCWTLVAQQDESFVWQKATDVGCYASRKQSTIQLCEGEDTQSYYRPLVPCISGTSSKRWIAIQNRSSESGLSSAELKIHGVQPEEFYEDLQHWRSAVNNYWSLLTPLIFSDHPKRLGDEDPFPPYNMVRNVMDMSANFGGLNAALLEEKKSVWVMNVVSSTASNALLPLILDRGFAGVMHDWCEPFPTYPRTYDLLHADGLLSHLSSERCSTIDLFLEMDRILRPEGWVILSDTMRAIEMARMVATQVRWEARVIDLQNGSDQRLLVCQKPFLKK
- the LOC108322177 gene encoding probable methyltransferase PMT5 isoform X2, with product MRSSWLKKQSFVIGHKPPLSWLILCLISILALIAVLSSSSSSNTDDSASRTAESLIYTNYRRIKEQAAADYLELRSVSSGGSRQKEVELCGKERENFVPCHNVSANLISGFKDGEEFDRHCEVYKVSERCLVRPPKEYKTPLRWPSGRDVIWSANVKITKDQFLSSGSMTKRLMLLEENQIAFHSQDGFIFNSVKDYARQLAEMIGLGSDIELPQAGIRNILDINCGFGSFGAHLLSLKIMVVCIAAYEATGSQVQLSLERGLPAMIGNFISRQLPYPSLSYDMVHCAQCGIVWDEKDGFFLIEVDRVLKPGGYFVLTSPTTRPQGSSKDKKRIMSNTIEVFTQQLCWTLVAQQDESFVWQKATDVGCYASRKQSTIQLCEGEDTQSYYRPLVPCISGTSSKRWIAIQNRSSESGLSSAELKIHGKSST